The following are encoded together in the Deltaproteobacteria bacterium genome:
- a CDS encoding NifB/NifX family molybdenum-iron cluster-binding protein, protein MRIAITAQGMDLDSEMDPRFGRCARFLIVDTDTMNFEVLENTQVLDLPQGAGIQAAQNVIAQRPEAVLTGYCGPKAFKTLQAAGIPVFMGLKGRIRDVVKDHLEGKHQAASDANVEGHWV, encoded by the coding sequence ATGCGAATCGCAATCACGGCCCAAGGTATGGATCTGGATTCCGAGATGGATCCCAGGTTCGGAAGATGCGCCCGTTTCCTTATCGTCGATACCGACACAATGAATTTCGAGGTTCTGGAAAACACCCAGGTCCTGGATCTTCCCCAGGGGGCAGGCATCCAGGCCGCTCAAAACGTAATAGCCCAACGGCCCGAGGCGGTCTTGACGGGATATTGCGGCCCAAAGGCCTTCAAAACCCTTCAAGCGGCGGGGATACCCGTCTTTATGGGACTGAAGGGGAGGATCCGGGATGTCGTAAAGGATCACCTGGAAGGGAAACATCAAGCCGCGAGCGACGCCAATGTAGAAGGGCACTGGGTTTGA